A genomic window from Gossypium hirsutum isolate 1008001.06 chromosome D12, Gossypium_hirsutum_v2.1, whole genome shotgun sequence includes:
- the LOC107945018 gene encoding protein CHROMATIN REMODELING 35 → MEPPLPVLPTNYGISNEFCSKGCKRTRLSSDSKDYDSTISAANPQDGNEKTKPKVLPNAIDFSDPLAYAKMLETFNTGGKYGSVTKDVETLISRNTQLVSKVLALHPRLSNMSADVEKTPRKEASKVPSRQLSHLSRNNFIDLEDDSIGNDITSSVSPVVILDSDDEDNRNPRSLHPVQEIVLRKPSGNLIYKEIKVGEPNLFQFGVSMGNRVYKEEKISLTSEFDIKKDKGVYVGVEDDVDAQTENEDDGLGDIWQEMSMALEFSKDAIEDTSNEHMLEDDEDCDHSFVLKDDLGYVCRICGVIQRGIETIIDIQYNKAKKSTNAYAFEPRNGKNRESIETGVKFSEDDLAVTGITAHPRHMKQMKPHQVEGFNFLLSNLVADNPGGCILAHAPGSGKTFMIISFMQSFLAKYPHAKPLVVLPKGILATWKKEFETWQVEDIPLLDFYTVKADNRSQQLDVLKKWVECKSILFLGYKQFSTIICDGGTSQTSISCREILLRAPSILILDEGHTPRNENTDVLQSLAKVQTARKVVLSGTLYQNHVKEVFNILNLVRPKFLRLDTSKSVIKRIMSKVHIAGVKKQLKAGADAAFYDLVEHTLQKDENFERKVSVIHDLREMTSKVLHYYKGDFLDELPGLVDFTVVLSLGPRQKDEVHKLRRFQRKFKISSVGSAVYLHPKLNSFSENSDTTDDKMDELLNTLDVREGVKAKFFLNMLNLCESAGEKLLVFSQYLVPLKFLERLSVKVKGWQPGIQVFSITGESSSDHREWSMDRFNNSPDAKVFFGSIKACGEGISLVGASRIIILDVHLNPSVTRQAIGRAFRPGQKKKVYAYRLVAGDSPEEEDHSTCFKKELIAKMWFEWNKYCGNRDFDMETVNLNACNDLFLESQLLREDIRDLYRR, encoded by the exons ATGGAGCCTCCCCTGCCGGTTTTGCCTACAAATTACGGAATCTCAAACG AATTCTGTTCTAAAGGTTGTAAAAGGACAAGATTATCGAGTGATTCAAAAGATTATGACAGCACCATCTCTGCTGCAAATCCTCAAGATGGCAATGAAAAGACAAAACCTAAGGTCTTACCGAATGCAATTGATTTCAGTGACCCACTTGCATATGCTAAAATGCTTGAAACTTTTAATACTGGTGGTAAATATGGAAGTGTTACAAAAGATGTAGAAACCCTTATTTCTAGGAATACACAATTGGTAAGCAAGGTACTTGCTTTGCATCCTCGTCTTTCAAATATGTCGGCGGATGTGGAAAAGACCCCGAGGAAAGAGGCTTCAAAGGTCCCAAGTCGACAACTTTCCCATTTGTCACGAAATAATTTTATCGACTTGGAGGATGACTCTATTGGAAATGACATCACATCATCGGTGTCACCAGTAGTGATTCTGGATTCAGATGATGAAGACAATAGAAATCCTAGATCTCTACATCCGGTTCAGGAAATTGTATTGAGGAAGCCATCTGGGAATTTAATCTATAAAGAGATAAAG GTTGGAGAGCCTAATTTGTTTCAGTTTGGGGTGTCTATGGGTAACCGAGTTTACAAGGAAGAGAAGATTAGTCTAACCAGTGAATTTGATATCAAGAAGGATAAAGGTGTTTATGTTGGTGTTGAAGACGATGTTGATGCTCAAACGGAGAATGAAGATGATGGTCTGGGAGATATTTGGCAGGAGATGTCAATGGCATTAGAATTCTCCAAG GATGCTATTGAGGATACTTCAAACGAGCACATGCTGGAAGATGACGAAGATTGTGATCATTCTTTTGTCTTGAAGGATGATCTTGGTTATGTGTGTAGAATTTGCGGGGTCATTCAGAGAGGAATTGAGACTATAATTGACATCCAGTATAacaag GCCAAAAAGAGCACAAATGCTTATGCATTTGAGCCTCGAAATGGCAAAAATAGAGAGTCAATTGAAACTGGAGTTAAGTTCTCTGAAGATGATTTAGCAGTAACTGGCATAACTGCTCATCCAAGGCATATGAAGCAAATGAAACCTCATCAAGTAGAAGGCTTTAATTTTCTTCTGAGCAATTTGGTGGCAGATAACCCTGGGGGCTGCATCTTGGCACATGCCCCTGGTTCTGGAAAAACATTTATGATAATCAGCTTCATGCAGAGTTTCCTAGCCAAATATCCACATGCTAAACCACTAGTTGTGCTTCCAAAAGGCATCTTGGCTACATGGAAAAAGGAGTTTGAAACATGGCAAGTAGAGGATATTCCACTGCTTGATTTTTATACTGTGAAAGCAGATAATAGATCTCAGCAATTGGATGTTTTGAAGAAGTGGGTTGAGTGCAAAAGTATCCTTTTTCTGGGATACAAGCAGTTCTCTACCATAATTTGTGATGGTGGAACCAGCCAGACTTCTATATCTTGCCGAGAGATACTGCTCAGAGCACcttcaattttaattttggatgAAGGCCACACACCGAGGAATGAGAACACCGATGTGTTACAATCCCTTGCAAAAGTGCAAACAGCTCGAAAAGTGGTGCTTTCAGGAACTCTTTATCAAAATCATGTCAAAGAGGTATTTAACATATTGAACCTTGTTCGACCGAAGTTTCTTAGGTTGGATACTTCAAAATCAGTAATTAAGCGGATAATGAGCAAGGTGCATATAGCTGGGGTGAAGAAGCAGTTAAAAGCTGGAGCAGATGCAGCTTTTTATGATTTGGTGGAGCACACACTGCAGaaagatgaaaattttgagagaaaagtCTCAGTCATCCATGATCTGCGTGAGATGACCAGCAAAGTTCTTCATTACTATAAAGGTGATTTCTTGGATGAGCTTCCTGGACTTGTTGATTTCACTGTTGTGCTGAGTCTTGGTCCTAGACAGAAGGATGAAGTTCACAAGTTAAGAAGGTTTCAAAGGAAATTCAAGATTTCATCTGTTGGTAGTGCTGTTTATCTCCATCCAAAACTGAATTCTTTCTCTGAGAATTCTGACACAACAGATGATAAGATGGATGAGTTGTTAAACACATTAGATGTTAGAGAGGGTGTCAAAGCAAAATTTTTTCttaatatgttaaatttgtgtgagTCAGCTGGTGAGAAACTCCTTGTTTTTAGTCAGTATCTTGTCCCCTTGAAATTTTTAGAGAGATTGTCCGTGAAAGTGAAGGGTTGGCAACCAGGAATTCAGGTTTTCTCGATCACGGGTGAATCAAGCTCTGATCATAGGGAGTGGTCTATGGATCGCTTCAACAACTCTCCTGATGCCAAAGTTTTCTTTGGATCTATAAAGGCATGTGGAGAGGGAATTTCTTTGGTGGGGGCATCCCGAATTATCATCTTGGATGTCCATCTTAATCCATCTGTGACCCGCCAAGCAATAGGTCGTGCATTTCGCCCTGGCCAAAAGAAGAAAGTGTACGCGTATAGATTGGTTGCAGGGGATTCTCCTGAGGAGGAGGATCATAGTACTTGTTTCAAGAAGGAATTAATTGCAAAAATGTGGTTTGAGTGGAACAAGTATTGTGGTAACCGAGATTTTGATATGGAGACTGTTAATTTGAACGCGTGCAATGATCTCTTTTTGGAAAGTCAGTTGTTAAGGGAAGACATTAGGGATCTGTACAGAAG GTAG
- the LOC107945019 gene encoding BEL1-like homeodomain protein 6: MATYDTGSDNQKDTAPMIYFRESMPGSFPEAPVLPGNAIMYMNSGSYLDAFAGNSQQQNNCVEILAVEASDSTPQQQEILSNLGGSRVGDFGTWRDGRNEILVMHPMDGTASILHSGQNLQGQGLSLSLGTQIPSGIQMTSIPYRNPNSTFASFLSPNPTLTGEGGSRTSSCRDEQSRNAEYVPPGFSGGNQDSNKGDLSAYGMSSTSRTIPNSKYLKAVQQLLDEVVNVRMALKQCNGEKNQSSEDNRMKSSKEDDGGSKKMPSNRQESSNNTPNQLSQAEKQELQSKLTKLLSMLDEVDRRYKQYYHQMQIVVSSFDVIAGCGAAKPYTALALQTISRHFRCLRDAINGQIRATRKSLGEQDTSENGKGVGITRLRYVDQQLRQQRALQQLGMMQQHAWRPQRGLPESSVSILRAWLFEHFLHPYPKDSDKIMLARQTGLTRSQVANWFINARVRLWKPMVEEMYKEEFADAEMDSNSSSENAVKATKGDTRTSEDRGEDVQQSESSLAIERCDTRQLVDSKPNPVPSLVDMAGPVTGAGFQYFTRGETETEHMLLQLREEQRPNIDDSNLFPNAISHPDGDSGRIMAVAAYQMSGFGNFGNRSSVSLTLGLQHCEGGNIPISGGGHQDFVAMRGDDICNPTASTIGAAETSDFECINPGNRQHGFSSSHLLHDFVT; encoded by the exons ATGGCTACTTATGACACTGGTTCTGATAATCAAAAAGATACTGCTCCAATGATCTATTTTAGAGAATCGATGCCTGGTTCATTTCCAGAGGCACCAGTTCTTCCTGGTAATGCGATTATGTATATGAATTCCGGGTCATATTTAGATGCATTTGCTGGGAATTCTCAGCAACAAAATAACTGCGTTGAGATTCTCGCTGTGGAAGCTTCAGATTCGACTCCACAGCAGCAAGAGATATTGTCAAACCTTGGTGGCTCACGTGTTGGTGACTTTGGTACTTGGAGGGATGGTAGAAATGAAATTCTAGTTATGCATCCGATGGATGGTACTGCCAGCATCCTTCACAGTGGACAAAACTTGCAAGGTCAAGGATTATCGCTAAGTCTTGGAACCCAAATTCCTTCAGGAATTCAAATGACTTCTATCCCCTATCGAAATCCCAATTCCACTTTTGCTTCGTTCTTGAGTCCTAATCCAACACTTACCGGAGAGGGTGGCAGCAGGACTAGCTCTTGTAGAGATGAACAGTCGAGAAACGCGGAATATGTTCCACCTGGTTTTTCTGGAGGTAACCAAGATTCAAATAAGGGGGATTTATCTGCATATGGAATGTCAAGTACTTCAAGAACTATTCCTAATTCCAAATATCTCAAGGCAGTGCAACAACTGCTTGATGAAGTCGTTAATGTTCGAATGGCTCTAAAGCAATGTAATGGTGAGAAAAACCAAAGCTCAGAAGACAACCGGATGAAGAGTTCCAAAGAGGATGATGGAGGATCAAAAAAAATGCCCTCAAATCGGCAAGAATCCTCCAATAACACTCCAAACCAGCTTTCACAGGCTGAAAAACAAGAACTACAAAGCAAGTTAACGAAGCTGTTGTCCATGTTGGATGAG GTTGATAGAAGGTATAAACAGTATTATCATCAGATGCAGATTGTAGTGTCTTCTTTTGATGTGATAGCAGGGTGTGGAGCTGCTAAGCCATACACAGCACTCGCGCTTCAGACTATATCCCGCCACTTTCGGTGCTTGCGAGATGCTATTAACGGTCAAATTCGGGCAACACGTAAGAGTCTTGGGGAGCAGGATACTTCAGAAAATGGTAAAGGAGTAGGAATTACTCGTCTGCGTTATGTGGATCAGCAGCTGCGACAACAGAGGGCTCTTCAGCAACTTGGGATGATGCAACAACATGCATGGAGACCTCAGAGAGGTCTGCCCGAAAGCTCAGTTTCAATACTTCGTGCTTGGCTGTTTGAGCATTTTCTTCATCC CTACCCGAAGGATTCTGATAAGATCATGCTAGCAAGACAGACAGGCTTGACTAGAAGTCAG GTTGCCAATTGGTTTATAAATGCACGGGTGCGTCTCTGGAAGCCTATGGTCGAAGAGATGTACAAGGAAGAATTTGCGGATGCAGAAATGGACTCTAATTCTTCATCAGAAAATGCTGTCAAAGCAACAAAAGGTGATACAAGGACCTCTGAGGATAGAGGTGAAGATGTGCAACAAAGTGAAAGTTCGCTGGCCATAGAGAGATGTGACACCAGACAGTTGGTGGATTCCAAACCCAACCCTGTTCCTTCTTTAGTTGATATGGCAGGACCAGTTACTGGAGCTGGTTTCCAGTACTTCACACGAGGAGAAACTGAAACCGAACATATGTTACTTCAGCTACGAGAGGAGCAGAGGCCCAATATTGATGATTCTAACCTGTTCCCTAATGCAATTTCTCATCCTGATGGTGATAGTGGCCGGATTATGGCAGTAGCTGCTTACCAGATGTCAGGGTTTGGTAATTTTGGAAATAGAAGCAGTGTCTCACTCACTTTGGGATTGCAGCACTGTGAGGGTGGTAATATACCTATATCAGGTGGAGGCCATCAAGATTTTGTTGCAATGAGAGGGGATGACATATGCAATCCTACTGCATCAACTATAGGAGCCGCCGAAACATCAGATTTTGAATGCATAAATCCTGGAAACCGGCAACATGGGTTTAGTTCCTCGCATTTGTTACATGATTTTGTCACATGA